One window of the Paenibacillus beijingensis genome contains the following:
- the dcm gene encoding DNA (cytosine-5-)-methyltransferase: MKFIDLFAGLGGFNLALSWAGHECVFASEIDEGLRKLYLKNHGIMPRGDIKAIKAKDVPEHDILCGGFPCQPFSKAGEQNGFKDEKSGDLFYHIVKILRLRRPTYIMLENVANFERHDEGRTWRIAKKILIELGYEVDIRKLSPHWFGIPQIRERVFIVGSRKGLSHFKWPEKLTVEHDISIKSVLDKLPTDARQLPEHVNKCIAAWQQFLNIYPEERNLPSFPIWSMEFGATYPYEEETPWKMGSEKLRGYLGSHGRSLENLTKEELFLTLPSYARTKEDRFPDWKIRFIKQNRQLYEDNKEWIDEWLPSILDLPSSFQKFEWNCKGAERNLTNLVLQCRASGLRAKRPTTSPSLVAMTATQVPIITWENRYMTPRECARLQSMDSLKCLPEGLTSAYKALGNALNVEVVHRIIQSLIMEESINNQELNFRQEMQIV, translated from the coding sequence ATGAAATTTATAGATTTGTTTGCTGGTCTGGGAGGGTTTAATCTTGCTCTTTCTTGGGCTGGCCATGAATGTGTGTTTGCTTCAGAGATTGATGAGGGTTTAAGAAAGCTTTACTTAAAGAACCACGGTATAATGCCTCGTGGAGACATTAAAGCTATAAAGGCAAAGGATGTCCCTGAACATGATATTTTATGCGGGGGATTTCCTTGTCAACCATTCTCCAAAGCCGGTGAGCAGAATGGTTTTAAGGATGAAAAATCAGGTGATCTTTTCTATCATATTGTTAAGATACTCAGATTGCGTAGACCTACTTATATCATGCTTGAAAATGTGGCTAACTTTGAACGGCATGATGAAGGTAGGACTTGGAGAATAGCCAAAAAAATATTAATTGAACTAGGCTATGAAGTAGATATAAGGAAACTATCTCCGCATTGGTTTGGAATACCCCAGATACGCGAACGGGTTTTTATAGTCGGTAGTAGAAAGGGACTCTCACATTTTAAGTGGCCTGAAAAACTAACGGTGGAGCATGATATTTCTATAAAATCTGTGCTTGATAAATTACCTACGGATGCCAGGCAGTTGCCGGAACATGTGAATAAATGTATTGCTGCATGGCAGCAATTTTTAAATATTTACCCTGAAGAGAGGAATCTTCCCTCTTTTCCAATTTGGTCAATGGAATTTGGTGCTACGTATCCTTATGAGGAGGAAACCCCATGGAAAATGGGTTCTGAAAAGCTTAGAGGATATTTGGGTTCTCATGGCAGATCTCTGGAAAATCTAACCAAAGAGGAACTTTTTTTAACTCTTCCTTCTTACGCAAGAACAAAGGAGGATAGATTTCCTGATTGGAAAATTCGTTTTATTAAACAAAACCGTCAACTTTATGAAGATAATAAAGAATGGATTGATGAATGGTTACCTTCTATTTTGGATCTTCCTTCCAGCTTCCAAAAGTTTGAATGGAATTGTAAAGGTGCAGAGAGAAATCTAACAAATTTGGTTTTACAATGCAGAGCATCAGGACTTAGGGCTAAAAGACCGACGACTTCACCTTCTCTGGTTGCAATGACTGCGACTCAGGTTCCTATTATTACTTGGGAAAATAGATATATGACTCCAAGAGAGTGCGCGCGACTTCAAAGCATGGATAGTTTGAAGTGCTTGCCAGAAGGTCTTACGTCTGCATATAAGGCATTAGGTAATGCGTTAAATGTTGAGGTGGTCCATAGAATCATCCAATCTTTGATCATGGAAGAAAGTATTAATAATCAAGAGCTTAATTTCAGACAAGAGATGCAAATAGTTTAA